One window of Mauremys reevesii isolate NIE-2019 linkage group 4, ASM1616193v1, whole genome shotgun sequence genomic DNA carries:
- the SERPING1 gene encoding plasma protease C1 inhibitor isoform X5: protein MKSWLILVWLVTFTGDWLNGAEGDKQCPASKVPLQAAAHNSTGDEEANNGIRQEAVICREDPPQTREGPEQTSGKGGEDGGEREDGGEREGQETQQGLVQEGPGGEESTGCKAASSMTEGEGEADQATGMSGPGGVPERHTSEIQSTMELSKEPDKELSKEPDKELSKKPDKGLDEESAKEPDKGLDEESAKEPDKGLDEESAKEPDKELEKESAKEPDKGLDEESAKELDKELEKESAKEPTKEPTAAPTTEAATVPVTTPQRCPPSDPWGSCGDDSKEESPMVAKALTDFALNFYSKLVKVEGSGSNVVFSPFSVALALSHLLLGARGETKERLESILSYPSNLVCVHTALQRLLKSQPLISASKLFLRQGLHLNEAFRNQSLRFYNSRPHVLSGNETQDLRFINKWVKDVTKGKIRRLLKELEPDVQLVLLNAVYFQSKWKTTFKVKNTVNETFYRPGQAPIQVPMMTSKKYPLAFFNDPSLQAKVGRLQLSHNMSLIVIVPQHVSQMLAQLEQKLTKETFTAVMKKLMGVPFKPTVVSLPKLKLDSSQDLMDILGEMDYGIFYDSNLCGISETEDLLVTSAQHRAMLELNEEGVEAAAATAFSVARTAWVFDVQQPFLFVLWNDDHRFPIFMGHVNDPRV, encoded by the exons ATGAAGAGCTGGTTGATCCTGGTGTGGTTGGTGACCTTCACAGGC GATTGGCTGAATGGGGCAGAAGGGGACAAACAGTGCCCTGCTTCCAAGGTCCCCCTACAAGCTGCTGCCCACAACTCCACAGGAGATGAGGAGGCCAACAATGGGATCCGCCAGGAGGCTGTGATTTGTCGAGAAGACCCTCCGCAGACCAGGGAAGGCCCTGAGCAAACctcggggaagggaggggaggatgggggagagagggaggatgggggagagagggaggggcaggagacccagcaggggctggtgcaggaagGGCCAGGGGGAGAGGAGTCCACAGGTTGCAAAGCTGCCTCCAGCATGAcagagggagaaggggaagcCGATCAGGCTACTGGCATGAGTGGCCCGGGAGGGGTCCCTGAGAGACATACATCAGAGATCCAGAGTACCATGGAGCTGTCCAAGGAGCCGGACAAGGAACTGTCCAAGGAGCCGGACAAGGAACTGTCCAAGAAGCCGGACAAGGGGCTTGACGAGGAGTCGGCCAAGGAGCCGGACAAGGGGCTTGACGAGGAGTCGGCCAAGGAGCCGGACAAGGGGCTTGACGAGGAGTCGGCCAAGGAGCCGGACAAGGAGCTTGAAAAGGAGTCGGCCAAGGAACCGGACAAGGGGCTTGACGAGGAGTCGGCCAAGGAGCTGGACAAGGAGCTTGAAAAGGAGTCGGCCAAGGAACCAACCAAGGAGCCCACTGCAGCACCCACCACTGAGGCCGCTACGGTGCCCGTTACAACACCGCAGCGGTGCCCGCCCAGTGACCCCTGGGGAAGCTGTGGGGACGACTCCAAGGAGGAGAGCCCTATGGTGGCAAAAGCGCTGACTGATTTTGCACTGAATTTCTATTCGAAATTGGTCAAGGTGGAAGGCTCTGGCTCCAACGTGGTCTTCTCGCCCTTCAGTGTGGCCCTGGCACTCTCACACCTCTTGCTGG GGGCCCGGGGCGAAACCAAAGAGCGACTGGAGTCCATCCTCTCCTACCCCTCAAATCTCGtctgcgtccacactgcactgCAGCGGCTCCTCAAATCCCAGCCCTTGATCTCAGCCTCAAAGCTCTTCCTCCGCCAAG GCCTGCACCTGAACGAAGCCTTCCGCAACCAGTCGCTGCGCTTCTACAACAGCCGGCCCCATGTGCTCAGTGGCAACGAGACCCAGGACCTGCGATTCATCAACAAGTGGGTGAAAGACGTGACCAAGGGCAAGATCAGGAGGCTGCTGAAGGAGCTGGAGCCGGACGTCCAGCTGGTGCTGCTCAACGCTGTCTATTTCCAAT CCAAGTGGAAGACGACCTTTAAAGTGAAGAACACAGTGAATGAGACGTTCTACCGCCCGGGCCAGGCCCCCATCCAGGTGCCCATGATGACCAGCAAGAAGTACCCGCTGGCCTTCTTCAATGACCCCAGCCTGCAGGCCAAG GTTGGCCGGCTGCAGCTGTCCCACAACATGAGCCTCATAGTCATCGTGCCCCAGCACGTGTCCCAGATGCTCGCCCAGCTGGAGCAGAAGCTGACCAAAGAGACCTTCACTGCGGTGATGAAGAAGCTGATGGGTGTCCCCTTCAAGCCCACTGTGGTGAGCCTGCCCAAGTTGAAGCTGGACAGCTCCCAGGACCTCATGGACATCTTGGGGGAGATGG ACTACGGAATTTTCTATGATTCGAACCTGTGCGGCATCTCAGAGACAGAGGATCTGTTGGTGACGAGTGCCCAGCACCGGGCCATGCTGGAGCTGAACGAGGAAGGGGTGGAGGCCGCAGCTGCCACAGCCTTTTCGGTGGCCCGCACTGCCTGGGTCTTCGATGTGCAGCAGCCCTTCCTCTTCGTGCTGTGGAATGATGACCACCGCTTCCCCATCTTCATGGGCCACGTCAACGACCCCAGAGTATGA